The Pagrus major chromosome 1, Pma_NU_1.0 genome includes the window TGCAAATTTCAAGAAGCAGCAAttttcagtaaaagtaaaatgtgtgacagaacagcattaaaatgaagtactgcagtgcGGCACTGATTTCTTgtctacaaatcttgttctccagatgtaagaaaacatgttcacaaatgtcacattgtcatgattttgattttttttttcagtgaaaattaagattgtgatgcaaaatgatcattttcactAATCTTGAATCACATTGCAATCAtaatatttgtcaaaataatcaaaatatgactttttctATTCATATCGTGCAGCCCATACCTCTTTCCAAAATGAGGTTGCACAATCTGCTGTGTTACTATATTGTGAAACTCAGTTGCCCTCACAAAATCAGTGAATCGAAGCCAACCGGTAACTAATTGGTTACAGGGCATGCAACATAATTGCAATGTCTACACTGCGGTTCAAGCTGGAGGGCCATGCATGTTTGTCATAATCGTCTCTCTCcccttgtttcctgtctgcctcGTTATTGTAGTCTGTCCATTAAAGGTGTAAATGCCAAACTAACctaaaaaggaaattaaagccTAAATGAGGATTAAATGGTGTTTCACCCTCTAACGTTGATTAGTCATTGGGTCAAGGATGCAGACGGATGTCACTGCTGCACAGACCACCTGCTCTTGACAGCACTGGCTCTCAGCGCTTCAGACAACCGTAGAGACAGAATGTTCAGATGTTTAGACAAACTACCCGTGGTCCTGTTCACATTAGTATCTGCCATAAATCAGATAAATGAACTCATGTGTCTCAGTGAGAGGTTATAAATTACATGTATTGATGGCATGCCATGTGCTGAAAAACTGTAATTCAGTGAAGAAAGTGAAACTTATTGAACTTGTGATGGAATGCAGGTAAACTTAATCCACTAAGAATCCATTAGTCGGTAACGTCTACAGGATAGGCTGCATCATAGATTGAGACTTGCTCACAACAAATCGACATAGTTGAGTAACGAGATGAATGCCTGACACGATCCACATTGGCATGAATAAAATTGCCAGGTCTAATCcttcttattattatcatcCAAAATAATTCAGCCATTTCTGAATATGTTCAGAGATGTCTTCTTAATATTCTTTGCTATTGTTTTTAAGTACATGCCAGTGTTTGTAGCTCTTGTGTTGCCTTTAAagcaaaatacaataaaatccACTGATCTCTTGCTGCTAAGTCAGGGTTatgaaacttgtttttctttggcaTACATAATTTGTGCATGTCATGCGTTTATGTAATGTATTAACAGAGTTAATGTGCTTTTGAGGTAAACACTAGCTGCCTATGCCTGTGGGAATGGGTATAAGTTTGCCCATTGAATTGTAGACAATTAGATGTAGTCAGTATGGTGTTACTTGCTATTTTTCATGACATTACAATAACCCTTAATTCCATTATATCTGTTTAAACTAAGAAATGCCCTTTTTAGGGAATAATAcattttctccccctctccattTCCCCATGTTTCCTGCAGATCCAGAGATGACAACGGTGGCAAGGCTGTCTCGAGCGGAGGCGTACATGGCTCTCAAACAGTACCGTCTGGCTTTGGAGGACACAGAATTTTGTCCCGGTTCCAGATGTTCTGCTGAAGTAGGTCACTCATTTATACTGCAGTAATTTGTCATCCCGTGTTACAGAAATTTTCAGCGTGTGTTCACTATTAGTATCGCTTTCTGATGGAAGGATAAGGATGGTTGGATGGTGGTACTGCCAGTACATTCACTCATCTGCCATAACCTTTGGCATGTGTTCAGACTAATATATTGGTCAGCCAGCCGTTACTTAGAAACGGTTTATTTTAAGACTGCTGCTAAAACCACAGACGGGAAACaccttgtttgttgttgtcattggATTACAGTCACAAGTTAATTGTAGGCCAGTTCACAGGCAGCAGATACATAATcatgtttattcattaatttgcTTTGATGTAGAATAAAATTgttattaaagttattttgGATGCATGTCGTGGCAGATGGATTTACTGAGTCACCATCAAAGAATACTTTCTTTGTGGAGATCctgtgggtttgtttgtttacaggcaTATTTTTAACGaccttcttctctttttattgtATGAAAGGCCTTGTCTTGGGTTAAATAAGGTACCAAAGAGTATCATGACTAAAGAATGTTTTCTAGACCACAACTGAAAAATGCAGTGATTAAGGTCAGAGCCATTAATGACTGTTACATCAGTAACAGGAGACCGAATGTCTGGTCTGAAGCCTGGGATATTATTAATTTTCTGGTGCAAAGAATATCATGTGCAAGCACTTGAGTAATTGGCAATACATTGATTCATAGAAggaaaaaataatgtatttaggAAAAGCTGCATCTCTTGCTTGTGTTGAAGTTGTTTATGTGTTCAAAATCCAGTGTTTTCTTAAgatgcatgcatacacacttaaacacagGGTCCTTAACATTTCCTTCATACTGTCCTTCCTTTCAGGCTGTGTTTAGGAAAGCTATGGTGCTACATGAGATGGGCCAAGTGGACGAGTCTCTCCAAGTCTTCCTGCAATGCCTGGCCCTGGATGAAGACTTCCCCTGTGCTAAAAGACAAGTGGAAAAGGTGAAAGAATTTAAGAGAAGGGAGTTACGACTAGTATGCTTGCGTGGGATGGGGAAAAAGAGTAAATATTAGCTTCTGTTATCATCTGCTTCATCCGGCTGCTGGGTTAAGGTCACCCAGCCATTATGAACGTATGCTGGAGGAGCTAGCCAACTTGCACTGTTGCTTCATCTCTTTGACTGGATAGTCGTAAACGTTAGGGTCTTTATTGCACAAAGccatttgttctgtttttatagCTGGCATCTGCTTTTATACTACAGTGACTTAATGGAATCTTCCTCGTTTCCTGGCACGGATCTAAATATTCCACTTAAGCTTTGGTCTAAGTAAACATTTAACTGGAGACAAGGAAGAGGTGCAGTTCTATAACCAGGTATTGCATTGTCTTTAATAGGATTTACATTGTGCATTGTCCTCTGGCACAATCCAGACACATGTTCTACAAACAAACAGTGGTCATATTATTATGCCAATCCATGTTTATGCAAGTCAGTCTATGtaaattgggggaaaaaattTAGTATTTGCAGATTGTGTGACAGAAATTGGAAGTAAATTTGtctgagaaacacacaaacatttgtcaCACACAGCGCTGCATCCATATATTGTGGTTACATATAAGAAATTAAACTGGAACAAAATGAAGTTCATACTTTCTCAGCCATGAAGATAGTCCCTTCTCTCTGTTAGGATCTTGCCATGCAACTGCTGTTGGAAAGTTGAAATTGGATCAGATCTTGTGACTCTATAATAACATTAGTACCACTTTGTAGATGGAACACAGTTTTGTTGTTACATAAGTGACACACAGTTAAGTAATGCAGTTCTCCATATGTTCTCTGAATAACATCTGAGTTTTTTGTCATCCTGGGCTGCTCAAGTTTTGTGTACTCCTCTGAATCATCATTGTATAAGGAAGCATACATAATCACATTAGTCATCTCCAGTCTTCACTTGATATGAAGTGTGTAAAATTGATTGGACCTGTTGTTAAGAGCTGCTCGTTATATTGATAGTGTCTGAATTCGCTGTCTTTCTTATCCTGAAAGAGACACGAGTCAGGCAAGACATCAATCTACAACACTGTGGGAGCCAGACAGCATTCGTCAATAGATTGTCAAATCGAGTTTGTTGAAGCTGTAATCACCCTTAGAATCTCAAAGCCCTTCCCCACTAtccatgaaaagaaaacagcagattAATGCAATTGAGCATatgcacaaattaaaaacaaaaatgactgaaatccCAACTTTGGTCCAGGGACTCAGCAACACCTTCATCACTCTTACACATGATTTCTTCTAGCAGGACTCTGGGAAATAATGCAAATATAGaggaaaagtaaagatatctgAAGAGACAGTCTGTCTGATGATGCACTAGAGCGCAAGCTATGAATATGTTTAAAATGACCTGAAGTTCAGAGACACAAGCTTGAACTTGAAAAGATGCTGGTCCCTGCTCCTGTGTCATATACATGAAGTTTAAAACGAGGTTGCgcctgtgtgtttaatgtgttgtttaaacCCAGTTTtagctcacttctttctccctAAATATTAAGTTAATATGATAAGTAGGGACACCAGCATCCAAGTTTGCATCATTTGACAATGCTCATAATCATCTAAATTTTATGTCAGTTGTCTTTGGTGACCTTAACTAACTAAGTGCTTTTCACAGATCCTGTGTGATCTGCTCTCCCCAGCTGATGAGAACGTCAAGGTCGGCCTGAGGGAAACGGCACAGAACACATCGCCTCACTTACGCAGTAAAACCCTGGTGGCCGATGCCCAAGCTCAACCACAGAGCCCGGTCCAAAGACAACACCAGGCCCGCGCCTCCTCGGCACACCACTATCTGGACAATCAGGAGGTATTAGCACACTAAGTGATGATGCTATGTAATTTGTGAATGGATTGATTTAATGCTCTCGTGGCCACGTGTTCATAATCATCATCTTCTTActcttttcttctgtcattATTCAGAGACGATGGGAAAGCCTGGAGCGACCTTGTCTGAGCCGAGCACACTCGCTACGAATGCAGGGCTCCAGCTGTGGTGAAGAGGGGCTGAAGAGAGTTTGTTCTGCTCCTCAGTTGGGAGACCAGGATAAGGGGAGTCTGCTGAAGAGGAAGCTGTCGGTGTCAGACACAGAGCCATGTGTTGTGTACAGTGGAAGTAGCAAGCATAAAAAACAAGGTCAGCTGCTGATCCCACCATTGCTTTGCCCTCTGTTCTTCCCAATGTATCATAtttaaattatcaaaataaaaatgttcttcttctgtttataTACCAGTAACGTGTATAAGAACTCAAACCAACAGTAGTAATGGTACACTGAACTACAGACTCTTTGTGCCGGGAAATGTacttctgtgttctgctgtgtatACCCTACACTAATATTAAACTAGATTATCGTTAGTAAGCATATCCTATGTCTCAACAATGTATATAGTGACCCATATAACAACTGCTTTATGTCAGAGATGTTACGAGAATAATTTGTgaaatgatttctttttctgGTTGATTTAAGGTGTGGCACAAAGCTCCAAACATCAGGCTGCCAAAGCTAAAACCTGTAGAAGTGTTCCCGGGGACCTGCTGGACCCCAATGACCTGGAGTGCTCTCTCTGCATGAGGTAACAGACTCAGACTTACCTGAAGGTTTACCTGCCAGCTCACATTGTTCTCTTGTAAATCAGTGAACTTTGAGAATAAATGTTGCATCTGTGTGATCATTTCAGGTTGTTCTATGAGCCTGTGACTACACCGTGTGGCCACACCTTCTGTAAAAGCTGTCTGGAACGCTGCTTGGACCATACGCCCCAGTGTCCCCTCTGTAAAGAGAGCCTGAAAGAGGTGAGAACCAGTCTTGGCATGTATTGAATCTGGATGTTCTTTCTGGGCTAGCATTGTGctaataaaatgtgtgttccTTGCTTTCTGTTTTAATCATGAACTCATATCCTGCTCTTTCCAGTATCTTGCACGAAGTAAATACATGGTGACGACTGTCTTGGACACTCTAATCAAACAGTATTTAAGTCAGGAGTACGCAGAGAGGACTAAAACTCATGTGGAGGAGACCAGAGAGCTTTCTGAGTGAGTATTTCTGTCTCTGGCCTGGTTGACTCCGATGTTGATCATCAGGAGTTTCTGTGTGCAGAAGGTTCAGAGAGGCTTACAGGGACTAAAATGTTTCTCTCCTTCTGTGCAGCCTGACGAAGAATGTGCCTATCTTTGTGTGTACCATGGCTTACCCCACCGTGCCTTGCCCCCTGCATGTCTTCGAGCCACGTTACCGCCTCATGATTCGCCGCTGCATGGACACGGGAACGCGGCAGTTTGGGATGTGCATTAATGATCCCCAGAAAGGGTAAGCATTCAGGCACAAACACATGGAAATTTGCTCGAATTAGACTTTTCTGCTCATCTAGAAAAGAGGTTCCTAGTCATGAGTTCTAAAATCAAGCAGGAAATGAACTGCTCATAATTATTTCGTGGATCTTCTGATCTCAGGGGGATCACTAGAGAACTGCCAAAACTTAACGGCctaaaaaatattgtgtcttTCTCTGCAGGTTTGTAGATTATGGCTGCATGCTAATCATCAGGAGTGTCCATTTCCTCCCCGATGGACGATCAGTCGTGGATACCATCGGAGGAAAACGCTTCCGGGTCCTGTCTCGAGGAATGAAGGATGGTTACAGTACAGCTGACATTGAACACTTGGAGGATACCAGGGTAAGAACCACAATGACTAACATTTGAATGATATTCTCTACAGTATGCTGTGCTTTTATAGTCATACTCCACCTAAGATCTGTAATTAGATAAGAAACAACCTTTCTAGTCGACAGAAGTTGACTGTGGGGTGTCACTAAAAGAGGAGTCGTCACCTTTTGCCAATTCCTTTTTAGAGGAATGAATCTATGTCGTTTAAGCAATCCAAAATACACTGAAAGCTtaataaattgttttctttaaggTGGAGGACAGTGATGAGTTCGAGAGACTACAAGAGCTGCATGATGCAGTGTATGAACAGGCCCGCGACTGGTTCCAGAACCTCAAGGTCCGCTTCCACAACCAGATCCTGCAGCATTTTGGAGAAATGCCGGAACGAGAAGATGACATCCAGGTAGACATGTACATCTTTCGCTattgtaaacatttttaaagaaaattccaCATCAAATATCAGACAGAGCTGTATGCTGCACTAGCAGGAGTGTAGATGCCTGAGTCAGAGCCAAAGGACTAGAGTAAATATTTGCTTTGAGATTGCATTTTTTAACAATAGAAGTACATTTTTGTTTCCCTTCTGTGGTTCCCTTGTATTTGTGGTCttattacacacaaaaatatacatttggCTGATATATTGGAGGGTCAAAATGAGTGATTGGCATTGGCCTTATTTGTAGATCAATCTGTGAAAATTCTCGGCAGCATATCGCAGCTGAGCAGACGGTGGAGCAGAGACTGTTGAGAACAACAAGTCATTTGTTTATCTGCCAGCCTCCAGTACAATGTGGTCGTCGCAACGTTTTAAATAACCAGATATGCAGATAAACAAAGATACCAGTCATTTTTtcacaaccctgattccaaaacagttgggatgctgtgtaaaatgtaaacaaaaaaacagactgtgatcatttgcaaacaaacataataaccttttattattattattgttgttgttattaaaataataataattattattctGTATCAGATGAGCTCTACAAAAGCAGTCATTTTCGACCAAATAATGCAGGGTTTGAAAGCTGTTATTACTTTGTCTGGCACTGCAACCTGTGAGTCTAAAACTGGATCATCTCATGACACACTTGCCTTTTGGGGAAACCCGCATTACCATGGATTCACCTGCCTCTGAGGTCTTAATACCGGAACTCAGTTATTGTGTGCGCTCAGCTCACAGCTCCAGCTCGCAGCCCGCAGCGCTGAAAAGGATTACAGCCCCGCTCTTAGGACAACCACGGGGCGGAGTCTATTGACAATATAGGCTAAGAGCTTTATGGGTGCTTCACATCTAATCCCACCGGCCCTGTTGCGTCATGAAGAGAATCCCAAACTCTACCACGTgctcacacactgaaacaacaaactATTGGCCGTGATCTTTGGTGGCAGGGTTTTGTAACTTCTGACACAGTAATTCTTTGATTAATATAATCTAAAATGTAGACTGTAGTACAGACGTATTAAACAGGCTCTGTGTTTCAAAGAAAcagcgattttttttttttcttctgacacAGACATGCATTCCTCTGACAGATTACCGTGATAGGTAATTCatgaacaataaaatataaacacacttatttaaaggttttaattctgaagcagctgcagtgCTGCAACAACTGCAGAAATGTTAGTTAAATCTatatttattacagttttttgtTCACAGATTAGTTGGGTGAAAGGAATTCATAACAGCTCTTAAAAAAGAGGGCAGATAGAACAGAGTGCAGAGTCTGATACCGAGACTTTGTTGTGTTATACTATAAATAGACACGattcagattttatttcaaatgttggcacagtttgttgttgtggaaatatttaaaatgtttctataattaaaattacaaaatgTCTGACTCAAAAGTTAAGAATTCTTGTGAGGTGACGATGCACAAAATTTTGTCACATTATCCTGTTCAGAAACCTGCAGGACTCCAAGCTGACCCTCAGATGAACTTAATTTGACTCctataatattattattgacAAGGTTTTTAGTTGTGAAATCAAAGGTTTTacactcttcctcctctcttccagGCAACTCCTAATGGTCCAGCTTGCTGCTGGTGGCTCCTGGCCGTCCTCCCCATCGACCCACGCTACCAGCTGTCTGTCCTCTCCATGACCACCCTCAAAGAACGCCTGGTGAAGAtccagcaaatcctcacatatCTGCAGAGCATCCCCAACAACTAGAGCTTCCTCACCACCACAGACATCCTTTGGACTCAAGCAACCTTGAATCGACATCTCGCCAACTTTTGTTTAGATTGACATCAGATTCCACAAACAAGACCCGTTACAGTTCTTAGTTTTAAGCCTTCGTGAGATCAGAGCAAAGGTGAAACACCCTTGAACTGTGGATCACTGAAACCGGAGATGTGGCTAAACCACCTCAGGGACACGGACATTATTTGTTTGTGACTgtcaaaattatttaaaaaaataaaaagacaaatgtgaCAGCAACTATTCTCATCTGCTCTCTGTTCATTTTCATAGGAGCATTTGTGAAAGACCTAGTGGAAATGAGAGAAGAGCAGCTACAGAGTAGTAAATCTAACGATCACTTTAGAGTGTACCTTCTTTAAGGGTAGTGCTTATGGAGCCGAGGTGAAGAAagtatttgagtttgtgttGCATCATCTCTGGTGAGACCAGTGAAAAGGAGTTTTTGTCTCCAGGCTGTAGGATTGATGATGGCATGGGGGACGTTGGAGGTGTTTCTGTGGAACAAAATCCTAAATGCTGAAAGTCCAAAACGTGAAAGCAAGATGTAGTTTAGGGGTGGTGTATGTGTATTAAACACTGATGAAAGTATTAATCGATCTCTTCCGGgcatcacattttgtttttacttactTTTCCCACATGCTTACCACGCACAACTTCCATTGCTGCCTCTTAGTAGTGGCAAAGGACCCTCCTGTTAAACGAATGAGACGCTGTGTGTTTCTTCCCTTCGTTTTCCTGTTACTTCCAAGTTGTCAAGGGAGTTGGGCCATTTTAGCTCTTAGCATTACGTCAGATGAACGCGCATGGCCCTGAAATCTCATCTCGACTTTATGCTTCTCTTCCACTTACAGTTAACTTCTATCTtccaaaagaaaatgtctttgtcaTGGGGATCCTGCTCCTCTAAACCAAAAGATTCAGCTTCCCATTGAATTAACTTAAAACTGAATTAATTTATAAGTTGTATTTGTACATTCTGACCATGTGTTTGTAATGAGAAATTCTAAAGGGGTCTTGCAATATTGTGACAAatcaaaacaagacaagaacACCATGTAAACAGCCAGTGGGTTAGCATTATTCTTCATTCAAAGCTGCTCTGTCTGCGCGGAGGAGAGAGGACGGTACCTGCAGTGCTTCGGTCGTTACTGCATTTGCCTTACACCATATTGCATCGTGATTTGAACATGATGCTTTGGCTTGGTTACCATTCCGTTACCATTGTATGaagtatgttttattgttttttttgtatttttttcagtgtataATTTGTGTAAAGAATTCAGAAGAATTCAAGTCAAGGCTGTTAAATGTAAATCATCTGTAAAAAGGCTTTTTGGATAGATCTTGCTTTTTGCTCAGATGTTATAAGTTATCGatttgaataataaatcaaCTTCTTTTTTCAACTTCGGCCTAAGTGTCCACTGTTGATCTGTTTAACAGAAGATGTTGAGCAATCTGTAGCAGCAGAGTGAAGCGTTTACCTCATTTTAAAGCCCTctcaaaaaatgtataaagtatTCCTGATAACATTGAATATTCATGACTTAATAAGTAGCTTGGaagtgtgacaaaaaaaatctctagGTGTTATGATTGTGGATTTATCAGTTTtgacaaacaaaccacaaacagaTTGCTAAATTCTGATTGGTGCTGGAGAAAACCACACCGTTTTCACCTGGTATCAGAAAGAGATCTGTATCTGGATACATTATCCTCCATGAGTAATTTGAAGcagccccagactcccttaaaaaatccCAGAGTTTTGTGGGTTGTTGAGTCAGGGGAAACTTTCAAACTCTGTGAACCAAATCTGTCACAAATTCTATTATATAATTcctgaaatgaataaataaatggggcaataaatatataacttaacttaaatatgaatatatgaatgagtcaatacagttaaataaaaatgaatatgatatatataatgtttatatttcaaagaagaacatttttcaacaggacaactttaatttatttcaggggacttttatttcataatgacATATTTAATCTTCAGGATTTATTTCACAggtgcatttattttttcccaaagaatatttatttagttatgtaTATATTTCTTTAATATCAACTAATATTGCATCCATATACACCTACCTAAGATCTAAACACAATGTGAGTGACACCACATCTAGATGTGGTCAGGCAGAGCCGATCATCACATCCATTAACAATGCATTGACAACTTGCACTGAGATGCATTTTTCCTTATCCAGATAACGTGTCCGGATATAGACAGCATTTAAATaccaggtgtaaataatgttaaaaaaaaaaaaaaaaatcagaatcagatatcagaaatactttattgatccccgaggggaaattgttttgcattacagctgctcccattcaaaagtcttagaaaatatgcggaaaaataaaaactatatacaagcaagaataataaaaatag containing:
- the lonrf1 gene encoding LON peptidase N-terminal domain and RING finger protein 1 — translated: MSLQQQVEDAAEERSGFFIGVDSDNASEDEDHHQLILQKANALASENCLKEAIDWFSAAMRYGPVRPEHLSTFVDCILRNFKTKTTGPHALSDTEDNTGDDVFDCPSCRSFIGEPVTLACGHSCCKRCLQRRLLSKCKLCKEAVTGEEKVNVILCGLLEKWFPEELKTAKTLNEVDELCRRRRFKEAVSLATCVIQRDPEMTTVARLSRAEAYMALKQYRLALEDTEFCPGSRCSAEAVFRKAMVLHEMGQVDESLQVFLQCLALDEDFPCAKRQVEKILCDLLSPADENVKVGLRETAQNTSPHLRSKTLVADAQAQPQSPVQRQHQARASSAHHYLDNQERRWESLERPCLSRAHSLRMQGSSCGEEGLKRVCSAPQLGDQDKGSLLKRKLSVSDTEPCVVYSGSSKHKKQGVAQSSKHQAAKAKTCRSVPGDLLDPNDLECSLCMRLFYEPVTTPCGHTFCKSCLERCLDHTPQCPLCKESLKEYLARSKYMVTTVLDTLIKQYLSQEYAERTKTHVEETRELSDLTKNVPIFVCTMAYPTVPCPLHVFEPRYRLMIRRCMDTGTRQFGMCINDPQKGFVDYGCMLIIRSVHFLPDGRSVVDTIGGKRFRVLSRGMKDGYSTADIEHLEDTRVEDSDEFERLQELHDAVYEQARDWFQNLKVRFHNQILQHFGEMPEREDDIQATPNGPACCWWLLAVLPIDPRYQLSVLSMTTLKERLVKIQQILTYLQSIPNN